From one Leifsonia soli genomic stretch:
- a CDS encoding glycosyltransferase family 2 protein, whose amino-acid sequence MSSATAYTPARKRQLGSEKRTEPLPTVHPKPSDRKITWSRVAIVLTVLFWAIYVVTTIIRQFIDSGSQNFRFTMEAIGYTVVVTFLTFSALMYLVARQGALQRFQKHVRVPRAELDRHFADNQPSITVLVPSYAEEPEVVRMTLLSAALQEFPSKRVVLLLDDNPDPSDPAVRERLEATRDLAHDISATLAEPRFRFSDALMRYELGDTGVYATDESALELADHYRWAAQWLHAQADAHTIEDHVDVFFADQVLRALGDDLALTGEAVSAAIAEGASLTSKRVAQLYRRLSWTFDADLAVFERKKWASLSHEANKAMNLNAYIGLMGGTYRVEETPEGQILTPVAAGQRRAGDIEIPDSDFLLTLDADSILLREYCLRLTYFLQQPDNARVAVTQTPYSSFRGAGTRIERLAGATTDIQHILHQGKSYYGATFWVGANAVIRKSALDDIVETEFVGGFEVRRYIQDRTVIEDTESSIDLGTHGWTLSNYPERLSYSATPPDFGSLIVQRRRWANGGLLILPKLWRQVKERKRRGETVSRIELLLRVNYMASISWASFGLIFLLAYPYDGRLLSPMVLLAALPYFISQAADLRYSGYKATDIFRIYGFNLILLPVNLAGVLKSIQQSLTGKKIPFARTPKVKNRTASPLLYVIAPLAIVAFSLFTLWRDVNAQNWGNAAFAAFNATLAIWAIVAYIGIWNTIVDIWIGMTKPLYVDKSRRRSTEEAAPQTASIDWRSVLYHGHAGGEVPHLARVGAVVEVPADDTAASVPGAEGAVAEGTVAASASAGSAHDGTLGAEGSEAAAAVTASAPAESVSGERQAA is encoded by the coding sequence ATGAGTTCTGCTACCGCATACACCCCTGCCCGAAAGCGCCAGCTCGGCTCCGAGAAGCGCACAGAACCGCTCCCCACGGTCCACCCGAAACCGTCGGACCGGAAGATCACCTGGAGCCGCGTCGCCATCGTGCTGACCGTCCTCTTCTGGGCGATCTACGTGGTCACCACGATCATCCGCCAGTTCATCGACAGCGGCAGCCAGAACTTCCGCTTCACGATGGAGGCCATCGGCTACACGGTCGTCGTCACCTTCCTCACCTTCTCGGCGCTGATGTACCTGGTGGCCCGGCAGGGAGCGCTTCAGCGCTTCCAGAAGCACGTCCGCGTCCCGCGGGCCGAGCTCGACCGGCACTTCGCCGACAACCAGCCGTCGATCACCGTGCTCGTCCCGTCGTACGCGGAGGAGCCCGAGGTGGTGAGGATGACGCTGCTCTCCGCCGCGCTGCAGGAGTTCCCGTCCAAGCGCGTCGTGCTGCTGCTCGACGACAACCCCGACCCGAGCGACCCGGCCGTGCGGGAGCGCCTCGAGGCCACCCGCGACCTCGCGCACGACATCAGCGCGACGCTGGCGGAGCCGCGCTTCCGCTTCTCGGACGCGCTGATGCGGTACGAGCTCGGCGACACCGGCGTGTACGCGACCGACGAATCCGCGCTGGAGCTCGCCGACCACTACCGGTGGGCCGCTCAGTGGCTGCACGCCCAGGCCGACGCCCACACGATCGAGGACCACGTCGACGTCTTCTTCGCCGACCAGGTGCTCCGCGCCCTGGGCGACGACCTGGCCTTGACCGGCGAGGCCGTCTCCGCGGCGATCGCCGAGGGCGCATCCCTCACCAGCAAGCGCGTCGCCCAGCTCTACCGCCGTCTGTCGTGGACGTTCGACGCCGACCTCGCGGTGTTCGAGCGCAAGAAGTGGGCCTCCCTGTCGCACGAGGCCAACAAGGCCATGAACCTCAACGCGTACATCGGCCTGATGGGCGGCACCTACCGCGTCGAGGAGACGCCGGAGGGGCAGATCCTCACGCCGGTCGCCGCAGGCCAGCGCCGCGCCGGGGACATCGAGATCCCGGACAGCGACTTCCTGCTGACCCTGGATGCCGACTCCATCCTGCTGCGCGAGTACTGCCTCCGGCTCACCTACTTCCTGCAGCAGCCCGACAACGCCCGCGTCGCCGTGACGCAGACGCCGTACTCCTCGTTCCGCGGCGCAGGCACCCGCATCGAGCGTCTCGCCGGCGCGACCACCGACATCCAGCACATCCTGCACCAGGGCAAGTCGTACTACGGCGCCACGTTCTGGGTCGGCGCGAACGCGGTGATCCGCAAGAGCGCCCTCGACGACATCGTCGAGACGGAGTTCGTCGGCGGATTCGAGGTGCGCCGGTACATCCAGGACCGCACCGTCATCGAGGACACCGAGTCGAGCATCGACCTCGGCACCCACGGCTGGACGCTGTCCAACTACCCCGAGCGCCTCAGCTACTCGGCGACCCCGCCGGACTTCGGTTCGCTGATCGTGCAGCGTCGCCGCTGGGCGAACGGCGGTCTGCTCATCCTCCCGAAGCTGTGGCGTCAGGTGAAGGAGCGGAAGCGCCGCGGCGAGACCGTCTCCCGCATCGAGCTGCTGCTGCGCGTCAACTACATGGCGTCGATCAGCTGGGCCAGCTTCGGCCTGATCTTCCTGCTGGCCTACCCGTACGACGGCCGGCTGCTCAGCCCGATGGTGCTGCTCGCCGCGCTGCCGTACTTCATCAGCCAGGCGGCCGACCTCCGCTACAGCGGGTACAAGGCCACCGACATCTTCCGGATCTACGGGTTCAACCTCATCCTGCTCCCGGTCAACCTGGCCGGGGTGCTGAAGTCGATCCAGCAGTCGCTGACCGGCAAGAAGATCCCGTTCGCCCGCACGCCGAAGGTCAAGAACCGCACGGCCTCGCCGCTGCTGTACGTGATCGCGCCGCTCGCGATCGTCGCCTTCTCGCTGTTCACGCTGTGGCGTGACGTCAACGCGCAGAACTGGGGCAACGCCGCGTTCGCCGCGTTCAACGCCACCCTCGCGATCTGGGCGATCGTCGCATACATCGGCATCTGGAACACGATCGTGGACATCTGGATCGGGATGACGAAGCCGCTGTACGTGGACAAGTCGCGGCGCCGCTCGACCGAGGAGGCCGCGCCGCAGACCGCATCCATCGACTGGCGTTCCGTGCTCTACCACGGCCACGCGGGCGGCGAGGTTCCGCACCTCGCCCGCGTCGGCGCGGTCGTCGAGGTTCCGGCAGACGACACCGCGGCGTCCGTGCCCGGTGCTGAGGGTGCGGTCGCCGAGGGTACGGTCGCCGCCAGCGCCTCCGCCGGATCCGCGCACGACGGGACGCTCGGGGCCGAGGGCTCCGAGGCGGCGGCCGCCGTGACCGCGTCCGCTCCGGCCGAGTCCGTCTCGGGCGAGAGGCAGGCCGCCTGA
- a CDS encoding chitinase → MARVSKNASADAVERAQAPEAASGRRLSPWRVIGAALVAIVVVSAGAVGLQWWSARAAVDAKPWFASYVDVTATPRFAFENLGGTTTKDAVLSFVVSSPSDPCAPSWGGAYSLDQARGSLDLDRRIARLQQQGGTVAVSFGGQRNDELAVHCVDPSALKNAYASVVDRYKIGTIDLDLEGTGITDTDAAARRAEAIAALQQERRAAGKSLAVWLTLPVAPTGMTSDGTDAIAAMLKAKVDIAGVNVMTMDFGDAKDAKTSMAKAAESAVSAAQRQLGILYDRAKLHQSDPSLWAKLGATPMIGQNDTEGEVFTLADAASFNSWAVSNGLGRMSMWSANRDKTCGSNYVDVTVVSDACSGVNQGKKSFAGVLSKGFDGHIALGEGAVTTAEPTSTATADDPAHSPYPVWASKNSYLKGTKVVWHHNVYQAKWWTKGDVPDNPVLNAWETPWELVGPVLPGETPIPQPTLPAGTYPTWTGTGAYDKGQRVLFDGVPYEAKWWTQGDSPEAASANPDSSPWTPLSQDEVDQIIGGSGH, encoded by the coding sequence ATGGCTCGCGTATCCAAGAACGCCTCGGCGGACGCCGTCGAGCGCGCACAGGCTCCCGAGGCCGCGAGCGGCCGCCGCCTGTCGCCGTGGCGGGTGATCGGCGCCGCTCTGGTCGCCATCGTCGTGGTCTCCGCCGGCGCTGTCGGCCTCCAGTGGTGGAGCGCCCGCGCGGCGGTCGACGCGAAGCCGTGGTTCGCCTCGTACGTGGATGTGACGGCGACGCCCCGGTTCGCGTTCGAGAACCTGGGAGGGACGACGACGAAGGACGCCGTCCTCTCGTTCGTCGTCTCGTCCCCGTCCGACCCGTGCGCCCCGAGCTGGGGCGGCGCCTACTCGCTCGACCAGGCGCGCGGCTCGCTCGACCTCGACCGCCGCATCGCCCGCCTGCAGCAGCAGGGCGGAACGGTCGCGGTGTCGTTCGGCGGCCAGCGGAACGACGAGCTGGCCGTGCACTGCGTCGACCCCTCCGCGCTCAAGAACGCGTACGCGTCGGTCGTCGACCGCTACAAGATCGGCACGATCGACCTCGACCTCGAGGGCACAGGGATCACCGACACGGACGCCGCCGCTCGCCGGGCCGAGGCCATCGCCGCGCTGCAGCAGGAGCGCCGCGCCGCGGGCAAGAGCCTCGCCGTCTGGCTGACCCTGCCGGTGGCGCCGACGGGCATGACCTCGGACGGCACGGATGCGATCGCCGCCATGCTGAAGGCGAAGGTCGACATCGCCGGCGTCAACGTGATGACCATGGACTTCGGCGACGCCAAGGATGCGAAGACCTCGATGGCGAAGGCCGCGGAGTCGGCCGTCTCCGCCGCCCAGCGCCAGCTCGGCATTCTCTACGACCGCGCGAAGCTGCACCAGAGCGACCCCAGCCTGTGGGCGAAGCTCGGCGCCACCCCGATGATCGGCCAGAACGACACCGAGGGGGAGGTGTTCACCCTCGCCGATGCGGCATCCTTCAACAGCTGGGCGGTGTCCAACGGCCTGGGCCGCATGTCGATGTGGTCGGCGAACCGTGACAAGACCTGCGGATCGAACTACGTGGACGTGACCGTCGTGTCCGACGCCTGCAGTGGTGTGAACCAGGGCAAGAAGTCGTTCGCCGGCGTCCTCTCGAAGGGCTTCGACGGGCACATCGCGCTGGGGGAGGGCGCCGTCACGACGGCCGAGCCGACCTCCACGGCGACCGCCGACGACCCCGCCCACTCGCCGTACCCGGTGTGGGCGTCGAAGAACTCGTACCTCAAGGGCACCAAGGTGGTCTGGCACCACAACGTGTACCAGGCGAAGTGGTGGACCAAGGGCGATGTGCCGGACAACCCCGTGCTGAACGCGTGGGAGACGCCGTGGGAGCTCGTCGGCCCGGTGCTGCCGGGCGAGACGCCCATCCCGCAGCCGACGCTCCCGGCCGGGACGTACCCGACGTGGACGGGGACCGGCGCCTACGACAAGGGGCAGCGCGTCCTCTTCGACGGCGTGCCCTACGAGGCGAAGTGGTGGACGCAGGGCGACAGCCCGGAGGCCGCCAGCGCCAACCCCGACTCGTCGCCCTGGACTCCGCTGAGCCAGGACGAGGTCGACCAGATCATCGGCGGCTCCGGCCACTGA
- a CDS encoding AAA family ATPase yields MRLADLGERICIIGQSGGGKSTLATAIGERLGLPVVHLDQYRHVPGSQWHHRPDEEFVELHDSAIRGNRWVIEGNYSKLMPRRLQRATGLIVVDISTSVSLARYYRRTLQPMSRRVGGLEGTRDRLSWSMIEYILRNTRANRQRRRAVFEESTLPKLFLSGATEMQRFCRRESIDPP; encoded by the coding sequence ATGCGGCTTGCTGATCTGGGCGAAAGGATCTGCATCATCGGCCAGTCGGGTGGCGGGAAGTCGACTCTTGCGACCGCGATCGGTGAGCGCCTGGGGCTGCCGGTCGTTCATCTGGACCAGTATCGACACGTGCCGGGTTCGCAGTGGCACCACCGACCGGATGAAGAGTTCGTCGAGCTGCACGATTCGGCTATCCGCGGCAATCGCTGGGTGATCGAGGGGAACTACTCGAAGCTCATGCCGCGGCGTCTCCAGCGCGCAACGGGTCTCATCGTCGTCGACATCTCCACTTCGGTGAGCTTGGCGCGATACTACCGGCGCACCTTGCAGCCAATGTCCAGACGGGTCGGCGGTCTTGAGGGTACGAGGGACAGGCTGTCCTGGTCGATGATCGAGTACATCCTCCGCAACACGCGCGCCAACCGCCAGCGTCGCCGCGCGGTGTTCGAGGAGTCGACCCTTCCGAAGCTGTTCCTCTCCGGTGCGACGGAAATGCAGCGCTTCTGCAGGCGAGAGAGCATCGACCCGCCCTAA
- a CDS encoding aminoglycoside phosphotransferase family protein, translating into MEELLAGGNTTDGVVKAGRTVRRPRDHRSDFASEVLRTLNTAGIAWAPTYLGIDAEGRDTFAYIPGATTDHPSQRDERCYAVVGGILRELHEFSRGIPLASGAECLVHGDPGPFNVVMADGMPVALIDWDSVHPGDPMEDIGYAGWSWCIYATGNVPVADQARRLRQLARGYDPELPADVLIEAIFACQDSIIRIEGANAIDERLSDGRRNHARAAVEWASSCRGVLSSNIDVFHEALLRD; encoded by the coding sequence ATGGAGGAGTTGCTGGCCGGCGGGAACACGACCGATGGCGTCGTCAAAGCCGGCCGAACGGTTCGGCGTCCGCGCGACCATCGTTCGGACTTCGCCAGCGAGGTTCTTCGCACCCTGAACACCGCGGGCATCGCATGGGCGCCCACCTACCTCGGCATCGACGCGGAAGGCCGCGATACCTTCGCCTACATCCCCGGGGCGACCACCGATCACCCCTCGCAGCGCGACGAGCGCTGTTATGCGGTCGTCGGAGGAATCCTGCGCGAACTTCACGAGTTCAGCCGTGGCATCCCACTTGCGTCCGGCGCCGAGTGTCTGGTCCATGGTGACCCGGGTCCTTTCAATGTCGTCATGGCGGACGGGATGCCGGTGGCGCTGATCGACTGGGACAGCGTCCATCCCGGTGACCCGATGGAAGACATCGGCTATGCGGGATGGAGCTGGTGCATCTACGCCACGGGAAACGTGCCGGTCGCGGATCAAGCGCGGCGGCTGCGTCAACTCGCGCGGGGCTACGACCCTGAACTGCCGGCCGATGTTCTGATCGAGGCGATCTTCGCGTGCCAGGACTCGATCATCCGGATCGAGGGGGCGAACGCCATCGACGAACGCCTCAGCGATGGGCGACGCAACCACGCTCGCGCCGCCGTCGAATGGGCCAGCAGCTGCCGTGGTGTGCTGAGCTCGAACATCGACGTCTTCCACGAGGCCCTCCTGCGCGACTGA
- a CDS encoding class I SAM-dependent methyltransferase, with protein sequence MGLLALLARINAAHPWSHNDAYARFVLRNARAVRRRGGTTALDVGCGTGNLLVRLSPVLPSAVGLEPDGDVAAIAVQRFRESSNVRIEQRHFGVEPAQAYDLIVFAASLHHMPLSAALNAARTSLRPGGRLVIIGVAKETPDDALRSWISLLLNPIVGLIRHPQRAHQTPPHLRAPTAEADQSFDEIRAIASALLPGIRMRRRLFWRYTAVWVKEPEHY encoded by the coding sequence ATGGGTCTGCTTGCGCTGCTCGCTCGGATCAACGCGGCGCACCCGTGGTCGCACAACGATGCCTACGCTCGGTTCGTTCTGCGGAATGCCCGAGCGGTTCGCCGCCGCGGCGGTACCACGGCGCTGGATGTGGGCTGCGGGACGGGCAATCTGCTGGTCCGGCTCTCCCCAGTGCTCCCTTCGGCCGTGGGTTTGGAGCCCGACGGCGACGTTGCGGCTATCGCGGTTCAACGCTTCCGCGAGTCCTCCAACGTCCGTATCGAACAGCGCCATTTCGGCGTTGAACCAGCCCAGGCATACGACCTGATCGTTTTCGCCGCCTCACTTCACCACATGCCCTTGAGTGCAGCACTCAACGCGGCCCGGACGTCGCTCAGACCGGGTGGACGCCTCGTGATCATCGGAGTGGCGAAGGAGACCCCGGATGATGCCCTGCGCTCGTGGATCTCACTGCTCCTCAATCCGATCGTCGGGCTGATCCGCCACCCACAACGAGCGCACCAGACACCGCCGCACCTGCGGGCTCCGACGGCAGAGGCCGACCAGTCGTTCGACGAGATCCGCGCGATCGCCAGCGCCTTGCTTCCCGGCATCCGGATGCGGCGCCGTCTTTTCTGGCGGTACACCGCAGTCTGGGTGAAGGAACCAGAGCACTACTAG
- a CDS encoding NUDIX domain-containing protein: MSEYVQSIRARIGNDFLFLPAVTAVIRDGERFLLARDTGEHWSLIGGGIEPGEEPADALVREVLEETGAEVRITGLVGAYGGEQMMRTYGNGDQAGYVTIAYECELLTAAAPDMEEIFELGWFERAAIAELPRQKWIDRVIADAPV, encoded by the coding sequence ATGTCTGAGTACGTGCAATCCATCCGCGCCCGCATCGGAAACGACTTCCTTTTTCTGCCCGCTGTGACCGCAGTCATCCGCGACGGCGAGCGGTTTCTGTTAGCGCGCGATACAGGCGAGCACTGGAGTCTCATTGGAGGCGGCATCGAACCGGGCGAAGAGCCGGCGGACGCCCTTGTTCGCGAGGTCCTCGAAGAGACAGGTGCCGAAGTCCGGATCACGGGACTCGTGGGCGCCTATGGAGGCGAACAGATGATGAGGACCTACGGAAACGGTGATCAAGCCGGCTACGTCACCATCGCCTACGAGTGCGAGTTGCTCACCGCCGCAGCACCGGACATGGAGGAGATCTTCGAGCTGGGCTGGTTCGAGCGCGCCGCGATCGCGGAGCTTCCCCGACAGAAGTGGATCGATCGGGTCATCGCGGACGCGCCCGTGTAA
- a CDS encoding MFS transporter has product MPQTSPSLSPSSPAAPAPSTRRWWTLVTVALAQLMVVLDSTVVNIALPSAQADLGFSNADRQWVVTAYSLAFGSLLLFGGRISDLIGRKRAFIIGLIGFAGASALGGAAGTFGLLVGARALQGAFGALLAPTALAVLTTTFTVPKERARAFGIFGAIAGAGGAVGLLLGGVLTEQLDWRWNLYINVVIALVAVAGAVVFVTTAPRTGPRPKLDVPGTILVSAALFSLVYGFSNAESDGWDSPLSWGFLAAAAVLLVAFVLWQRRATHPLLPLPIVLHRNRAASYSAILIAGAGMFGIFLFVTYYLQATLKFTPIQTGLGFLPMIVMLVLAAQLSTNIFVPRFGPKVMVPIGMTIAASGMVYLTHLGVTANYAADLLPPLMILGFGMGSTMPAAIQTATLGVDRHYAGVASAMVNTSQQVGGSIGTALLNTLAATAATDYVASHLPPTPQVMAEAAVHSYATAYWWGAGFFAFGAVLTAFLYRRRSATATPAAGGAGSSDSADVPEPVVAH; this is encoded by the coding sequence ATGCCACAGACCTCCCCCTCCCTCTCGCCGTCCTCTCCGGCGGCGCCGGCCCCCTCCACCCGCCGCTGGTGGACGCTGGTCACGGTCGCTCTCGCCCAGCTCATGGTGGTCCTCGACTCGACGGTCGTGAACATCGCGCTCCCCTCCGCACAGGCGGACCTCGGGTTCTCCAATGCGGACCGCCAGTGGGTCGTCACCGCGTACTCGCTCGCCTTCGGCAGCCTCCTGCTGTTCGGCGGGCGCATCTCCGACCTCATCGGCCGCAAACGCGCGTTCATCATCGGCCTGATCGGCTTCGCGGGCGCCTCGGCTCTCGGCGGCGCGGCCGGCACCTTCGGGCTGCTCGTGGGCGCCAGAGCCCTGCAGGGAGCGTTCGGAGCGCTGCTCGCCCCCACCGCCCTGGCGGTGCTCACCACGACGTTCACCGTGCCGAAGGAGCGCGCCCGCGCGTTCGGCATCTTCGGCGCGATCGCGGGAGCGGGCGGCGCCGTCGGCCTGCTCCTCGGCGGCGTGCTCACCGAGCAGCTGGACTGGCGCTGGAACCTCTACATCAACGTCGTCATCGCGCTCGTCGCCGTTGCGGGAGCCGTCGTCTTCGTCACGACCGCGCCGCGCACCGGCCCGCGTCCGAAGCTCGACGTGCCGGGCACCATCCTCGTCTCGGCCGCCCTGTTCTCCCTCGTCTACGGCTTCTCCAACGCCGAGTCCGACGGCTGGGACTCGCCGCTGTCGTGGGGCTTCCTCGCCGCGGCGGCCGTGCTGCTCGTGGCGTTCGTCCTCTGGCAGCGCCGGGCGACCCATCCGCTCCTGCCGCTCCCCATCGTGCTGCACCGCAACCGCGCCGCCTCGTACAGTGCGATCCTGATCGCCGGCGCCGGGATGTTCGGCATCTTCCTGTTCGTCACCTACTACCTGCAGGCGACGCTGAAGTTCACGCCCATCCAGACCGGCCTCGGCTTCCTGCCCATGATCGTGATGCTGGTGCTCGCCGCCCAGCTGTCGACGAACATCTTCGTGCCGCGGTTCGGCCCGAAGGTCATGGTGCCGATCGGCATGACCATCGCCGCGAGCGGGATGGTGTACCTCACGCACCTCGGCGTCACCGCGAACTACGCGGCCGACCTGCTCCCGCCGCTGATGATCCTCGGCTTCGGGATGGGCTCGACGATGCCTGCTGCGATCCAGACCGCCACGCTCGGCGTCGACCGCCACTACGCGGGTGTCGCCTCGGCGATGGTGAACACCAGCCAGCAGGTCGGCGGCTCCATCGGAACGGCGCTGCTGAACACGCTCGCCGCGACGGCAGCGACCGACTACGTGGCCTCGCACCTGCCGCCGACCCCGCAGGTGATGGCGGAGGCCGCCGTGCACAGCTACGCGACGGCGTACTGGTGGGGCGCCGGGTTCTTCGCCTTCGGCGCGGTGCTGACCGCCTTCCTGTACCGCCGGCGGTCGGCTACGGCGACCCCGGCCGCGGGCGGCGCGGGCAGCAGCGACTCGGCCGACGTGCCGGAGCCGGTGGTCGCGCACTGA
- a CDS encoding TetR/AcrR family transcriptional regulator: METSAPATKLGRKRDHSRDPEILDAALDVLAEVGYDRMTMDMVAARAKAGKATMYRRWSSKADLVIEAVACMKKVDVDAASLPDTGTLRGDLVAMMKPHTIVDAEKKLQVMAGLVSMLAQSPEFADAVNAAIVEPRASINRIFLQRAVDRGEIPADVDIEQLAILAPSMAAYRVLVLRKPVDRAFLLRVLDDILLPAVGIRATAEAGGR; encoded by the coding sequence ATGGAAACTTCAGCCCCCGCGACGAAGCTCGGGCGCAAGCGGGACCACTCGCGCGACCCGGAGATCCTCGACGCCGCCCTCGACGTGCTCGCCGAGGTCGGCTACGACCGCATGACGATGGACATGGTCGCCGCCCGCGCCAAGGCGGGCAAGGCGACTATGTACCGCCGCTGGTCGTCGAAGGCCGACCTGGTGATCGAGGCGGTCGCGTGCATGAAGAAGGTGGATGTCGACGCGGCGTCCCTGCCCGACACCGGCACGCTCCGCGGCGACCTGGTCGCCATGATGAAGCCGCACACGATCGTCGACGCGGAGAAGAAGCTCCAGGTGATGGCCGGCCTGGTGTCGATGCTCGCGCAGAGCCCGGAGTTCGCCGACGCCGTGAACGCGGCCATCGTCGAGCCGCGCGCCTCGATCAACCGCATCTTCCTGCAGCGCGCCGTCGACCGCGGCGAGATCCCCGCCGACGTGGACATCGAGCAGCTGGCCATCCTGGCCCCCTCGATGGCCGCCTATCGCGTGCTGGTGCTCCGCAAGCCCGTGGATCGGGCGTTCCTGCTCCGCGTGCTCGACGACATCCTGCTTCCGGCGGTCGGCATCCGGGCGACGGCGGAGGCTGGCGGGCGCTGA
- a CDS encoding PadR family transcriptional regulator, whose protein sequence is MSTSFPTGGFGARMDPDAMWQAFEQLRSTFEKKVGTRMGRGDVRAAVLSLLSEKPMHGYQIIREIEERSGGSWKPSAGSVYPTLQLLADEGLISAEESNGRKTYALTEAGREVAAAEASTPWQTGASDSGATTGERRGANLPKAGAELAQAAAQVHRSGTPEQVQEAAAVLDEARRKLYAILAQG, encoded by the coding sequence ATGTCCACCTCATTCCCCACCGGCGGGTTCGGCGCCCGCATGGACCCGGACGCCATGTGGCAGGCGTTCGAACAGCTGCGGTCGACGTTCGAGAAGAAGGTCGGCACCCGCATGGGCCGCGGCGACGTCCGCGCGGCCGTCCTCTCGCTGCTGAGCGAGAAGCCGATGCACGGCTACCAGATCATCCGCGAGATCGAGGAGCGCAGCGGCGGCAGCTGGAAGCCGAGCGCCGGGTCCGTCTACCCGACCCTGCAGCTGCTCGCCGACGAAGGGCTCATCTCGGCCGAGGAGTCGAACGGGCGCAAGACATACGCGCTGACCGAGGCGGGGCGCGAGGTCGCCGCGGCCGAAGCGTCCACCCCGTGGCAGACCGGCGCGAGCGACTCCGGAGCAACGACCGGAGAACGTCGCGGAGCCAACCTCCCGAAGGCCGGCGCCGAACTCGCGCAGGCGGCAGCGCAGGTGCACCGCAGCGGAACGCCCGAGCAGGTCCAGGAGGCCGCCGCCGTGCTCGACGAGGCACGGCGGAAGCTGTACGCGATCCTCGCCCAGGGCTGA